One genomic window of Channa argus isolate prfri chromosome 5, Channa argus male v1.0, whole genome shotgun sequence includes the following:
- the yod1 gene encoding LOW QUALITY PROTEIN: ubiquitin thioesterase OTU1 (The sequence of the model RefSeq protein was modified relative to this genomic sequence to represent the inferred CDS: deleted 1 base in 1 codon) produces MVVSIRGFTLQEDSGMTPCRCKVTFYTSASGGCLLLEAGFQSTAGRMLRLRCKTKNGSHIMQGLTHQSCVQELKRKVEELTGIPCDVQKIMVGYPPSSLDLRNGDAHLKDYPIKSGDTLIVEEEKNKPKSQAHPAVTKAPCLEASPMLARRVVPADNSCLFTSVYYVVEGGVYDTACVPEMRGLIAQIVSSDPAAYSEAVLGKSNEEYCSWIKRDDTWGGAIEVSILSKFYQCEICVVDTQTVRVDRFGEDAGYHKRVLLIYDGIHYDPLQKQTLGSDAPPQTIFSTTDDVILAQALELADEARRKRQFTDVNRFALRCMVCQTGLVGQKEAREHAKETGHTNFGEV; encoded by the exons ATGGTCGTGTCTATTCGAGGATTTACGCTACAAGAAGACAGCGGGATGACGCCGTGTCGATGTAAAGTGACGTTCTACACATCGGCGTCTGGTGGATGTTTATTGTTA GAGGCAGGGTTTCAGTCAACGGCAG gcaGGATGTTGCGGCTTCgctgtaaaaccaaaaatggGAGCCACATAATGCAAGGTTTGACTCATCAGTCCTGTGTCCAAGAGCTGAAGCGTAAGGTTGAGGAGCTGACTGGAATTCCCTGTGATGTGCAGAAAATTATGGTCGGTTACCCACCCTCCAGCCTTGATCTTCGAAATGGAGATGCTCACCTCAAGGATTACCCCATTAAATCAG GCGACACGCTCATCgttgaagaagaaaagaacaaacCAAAGTCTCAGGCTCATCCCGCTGTAACTAAGGCACCCTGCCTGGAAGCCTCGCCCATGTTAGCACGCAGAGTGGTCCCTGCTGACAACTCCTGCCTCTTCACTAGTGTGTATTACGTGGTGGAAGGTGGTGTGTATGACACTGCTTGTGTCCCTGAGATGCGAGGCCTCATCGCCCAGATTGTTTCAAGTGACCCTGCAGCTTACTCTGAGGCAGTGCTGGGAAAGAGCAATGAGGAATATTGTTCCTGGATAAAACGTGATGATACCTGGGGGGGAGCTATTGAGGTGTCCATCCTGTCCAAGTTTTACCAGTGTGAGATCTGTGTGGTGGACACTCAGACAGTCAGAGTGGATCGATTTGGGGAGGATGCTGGCTACCACAAACGTGTGCTGCTGATCTACGACGGCATCCACTACGACCCACTGCAGAAGCAGACCCTCGGCTCTGACGCCCCGCCGCAGACTATCTTCTCCACCACGGACGACGTAATCCTGGCGCAGGCCTTGGAATTGGCCGATGAGGCTCGCCGCAAGCGGCAGTTTACGGACGTTAACCGCTTTGCGTTGCGCTGCATGGTGTGCCAAACAGGCCTGGTGGGACAAAAGGAAGCTCGAGAGCATGCCAAGGAGACAGGCCACACTAATTTTGGTGAAGtgtga
- the zgc:158258 gene encoding specifically androgen-regulated gene protein produces MPQSDTWPGGTGLETMTGMDSAGSCDSVVSANSGFSDDSMEHLSAEEKACLMFLEETIESLDTEEDSGLSNDESDQLPGPGNVATKVADLSASISMSTLNGSPKPVEPTKGNVESKVNQSYLVPTPLLLASSPPCSIQSKLGTSPDRNLFCKPQFTHASDKPGPQNNQKPVAGSVPLEVNVVIPPPTKSKDYSFRTAEGPLPRGPLSYDALVHLRRSASTKKTPLCPTIDHTIEVDKNLPCTIEGQNLKLLKLDRSHSKVSKPKIGPPAVAPKPKKIPANVSVKTQNAASINSDLSYDVKQAPDPQVVRQEALQKLGLLRDQEPEEETEAPPFPPQSNSSMDTSAKRVTRGPSNVNPSRSSLFCDSQLPTEPKARSLQSSTSFNYSTKHDQQLASFLHPAEANKLKAVSLERSSVSGNLKNCRNCPEPQHVTAAEQLKSTAAAQPLPDKPSNSVSYTVMVVPGMGADRKEALRKLGLLKK; encoded by the exons ATGCCCCAAAGTGATACCTGGCCAGGTGGCACTGGATTGGAGACGATGACTGGCATGGACAGTGCTGGCAGCTGCGACAGTGTTGTCAGTGCTAATTCTGGCTTT AGTGATGATAGTATGGAGCACCTGTCTGCTGAAGAGAAAGCTTGTCTCATGTTTTTGGAGGAGACTATTGAGTCTTTGGACACTGAGGAGGATAGTGGACTGTCCAATGATGAATCTGACCAGCTGCCCGGCCCTGGCAACGTTGCTACTAAGGTGGCTGACCTATCAGCCTCCATTAGCATGAGCACGCTAAATG GTTCACCAAAACCTGTAGAACCCACAAAAGGAAATGTTGAAAGCAAAGTCAATCAGAGCTACCTGGTTCCTACACCACTGCTTTTGGCAAGCAGCCCTCCATGTTCTATACAGAGTAAACTGGGCACTTCTCCAGATAGGAACCTCTTTTGCAAGCCTCAGTTTACTCATGCAAGCGACAAACCTGGTCCCCAAAACAACCAGAAACCTGTTGCTGGTTCAGTACCTTTAGAAGTTAATGTGGTGATACCTCCTCCGACAAAATCCAAGGACTATTCATTCAGAACAGCTGAGGGTCCTTTGCCTAGAGGACCCCTTTCCTATGACGCACTTGTTCATTTGCGAAGGAGTGCCTCCACAAAGAAGACCCCTTTATGTCCCACAATTGATCATACTATAGAGGTGGACAAGAACCTTCCTTGCACAATCGAAGGCCAAAACCTTAAGCTACTAAAACTTGACAGATCCCATTCAAAGGTTTCCAAGCCTAAAATAGGCCCTCCAGCTGTGGCCCCCAAACCCAAAAAGATTCCTGCAAATGtatcagtaaaaacacaaaatgctgcATCGATAAACTCAGACTTGTCCTATGATGTCAAGCAGGCACCAGATCCCCAGGTAGTGAGACAGGAAGCTTTGCAGAAGCTTGGCCTCCTGAGGGACCAAGAGCcagaagaggagacagaagCTCCACCGTTTCCTCCTCAATCCAACTCATCTATGGACACATCAGCAAAGAGAGTTACTAGAGGTCCATCTAATGTTAATCCATCAAGAagctcattgttttgtgatTCTCAACTGCCCACAGAACCCAAAGCCAGGTCTCTGCAGAGCAGCACTAGTTTTAACTACTCTACCAAACACGACCAACAGCTTGCATCTTTCTTACATCCTGCTGAAGCTAATAAACTGAAGGCTGTTAGTCTGGAACGTTCATCTGTGTCGGGCAACCTGAAAAATTGTAGGAACTGTCCTGAGCCACAACACgtgacagcagcagagcagctcaAAAGCACCGCTGCCGCTCAGCCTTTACCCGACAAACCCTCAAACTCAGTTTCCTACACGGTGATGGTGGTGCCTGGGATGGGAGCTGATCGAAAAGAAGCACTCAGAAAACTGGGactgctgaaaaaataa
- the kif17 gene encoding kinesin-like protein KIF17 isoform X1, giving the protein MGSESVKVVVRCRPLNDREKALGSQMVLFMDQHGCQCFIEKPGVADEPPKQFTFDGTYFIDQTTEQMYNEIAYPLVEGVTEGYNGTIFAYGQTGSGKSFTMMGMPEPAAQRGVIPRAFEHIFESIQCAENTKFLVRASYLEIYNEEIRDLLGTNTKHRLELKEHPERGVHVRDLSMHTVHSVGECERIIEQGWKNRAVGYTLMNKDSSRSHSIFTIHLEICNIDAAGQDHLRAGKLNLVDLAGSERQSKTGATGERLREATKINLSLSALGNVISALVDGRSKYIPYRDSKLTRLLQDSLGGNTRTLMIACLSPADNNYEESLSTLRYANRAKSIQNRPRINEDPKDALLREYQEEIKRLRALVLGQLGTSTIKTLQAGQLSEDSPDASLRPQSSTAEAEKEKIKEEYEEKLAKLQAEYNAQQESKAKLQEDIAILCSSYESKLSEKAQANRGSSVPKNVSSSCMTQIAEGSLSLSADPVQNSAIEKTSVTTAAVVCAEDNVQNGPCGDGLISSSGITADEPLDQKHVLERLQQLEQEVVGGEQARNKELQQRHKQRKSLADQRKVQLIQALSENSEESENVLLDVYNSIQDEVYAKSQMLVKVQSKLKAAKLEIRDLQAEFEVERNDYLVTIRRLEREGQLLHGLLERAVTLVRRDCNYSNLDRLKKEATWDEDTGIWRLPEVMVQKTTLPSAVPPNLSARRSSNADRGEPFVVEEDRYKEMLDRSDSENIVNSYFKPRRASQLLGSDTTKRHTIRSPPLVNGATHLPVSSGSTMNPPVSSDAILPRPFRLESLGVPVSSGKVKRKKSKSHIHYEEI; this is encoded by the exons ATGGGATCAGAGTCCGTGAAGGTGGTGGTCAGGTGCAGGCCCCTAAATGACAGGGAGAAGGCTCTCGGCTCTCAGATGGTGCTGTTCATGGACCAGCATGGCTGCCAGTGCTTCATTGAGAAGCCCGGGGTAGCAGATGAGCCACCCAAACAGTTCACCTTTGATGGGACCTATTTCATTGATCAAACCACTGAGCAGATGTACAATGAAATTGCCTATCCTTTGGTAGAG gGTGTCACTGAAGGTTACAATGGCACAATTTTTGCCTATGGACAAACTGGAAGTGGTAAGTCTTTCACAATGATGGGGATGCCTGAGCCTGCGGCCCAGAGGGGAGTCATCCCACGGGCATTTGAGCACATCTTTGAGAGTATTCAG TGTGCAGAAAATACAAAGTTCCTGGTCAGAGCCTCCTACTTGGAGATTTACAATGAAGAAATCAGAGACCTTTTGGGAACCAACACCAAACATCGGTTAGAG TTGAAAGAGCACCCAGAGCGTGGGGTACATGTCCGGGACCTTTCCATGCACACTGTGCACAGCGTGGGGGAGTGTGAGAGAATCATAGAGCAGGGCTGGAAGAACCGGGCAGTGGGCTATACACTGATGAACAAAGACTCCTCTCGCTCACACTCAATCTTCACCATCCACTTGGAGATCTGCAATATTG ATGCAGCAGGCCAGGACCATCTACGAGCAGGTAAACTCAACCTTGTTGACCTGGCAGGAAGTGAACGTCAGTCTAAAACTGGTGCTACTGGTGAGCGACTACGTGAGGCCACTAAGATCAACCTCTCGCTCTCGGCCCTGGGAAATGTCATCTCTGCTCTGGTCGATGGACGCTCCAAGTACATCCCCTATCGAGACTCCAAGCTGACCAGGCTGCTCCAGGACTCTCTGGGAGGAAACACGCGCACCTTGATGATTGCTTGTCTCTCCCCCGCAGACAACAACTATGAGGAAAGCCTGAGCACACTGCGCTATGCGAACCGAGCCAAGAGCATCCAGAACCGACCTCGCATCAATGAGGACCCCAAGGATGCTCTGCTTCGAGAATATCAAGAAGAAATCAAGAGATTGCGGGCCCTCGTTTTAGGCCAATTGGGCACTTCTACCATTAAGA CACTGCAGGCTGGTCAGTTGTCTGAGGACTCTCCTGACGCTTCTTTAAGGCCACAGTCCAGCACTGCAGAAGCCGAGAAGGAGAAGATTAAAGAG GAGTACGAGGAGAAACTGGCCAAGCTGCAGGCTGAGTACAATGCACAGCAGGAATCCAAAGCAAAGCTGCAGGAGGATATTGCCATCCTGTGTTCCTCCTATGAATCCAAGCTTTCTGAGAAGGCTCAGGCCAACAGAGGGAGCTCTGTCCCAAAGAATG TGAGCTCCAGCTGTATGACACAGATTGCTGAAGGATCGCTCTCTCTCAGTGCTGACCCGGTCCAAAACAGTGCAATAGAGAAGACTTCTGTGACCACG GCTGCTGTAGTTTGTGCAGAGGATAATGTCCAAAATGGTCCATGCGGGGATGGGCTTATATCCTCATCTGGCATCACTGCGGATGAGCCTCTGGACCAGAAACATGTTCTGGAAAG gctgcagcagctggaacagGAGGTGGTAGGAGGAGAGCAGGCCAGGAATAAAGAATTACAGCAGAGACACAAGCAGAGGAAGAGCCTAGCAGACCAGAGGAAAGTCCAGCTGATCCAGGCTCTGTCAGAGAACAGCgaggaaagtgaaaatgtgCTGCTGGACGTCTACAATTCTATCCAGGATGAAGTCTATGCCAAAAGCCAAATGCTGGTTAAGGTGCAGAGCAAG CTGAAGGCAGCTAAACTGGAGATTCGCGACCTGCAGGCAGAGTTTGAGGTGGAGAGGAACGACTACCTGGTGACTATCCGACGGCTGGAGAGGGAGGGCCAACTACTGCATGGCCTGCTGGAACGCGCGGTGACCCTAGTGCGGCGTGACTGCAACTACAGCAACCTAGACCGGCTAAAGAAAGAAGCTACCTGGGATGAGGACACTGGCATCTGGAGGCTGCCAGAAGTGATGGTGCAAAAAACAACTCTGCCTTCAG CAGTGCCTCCAAATCTTTCAGCTCGTAGAAGCTCAAATGCTGATAGAGGAGAGCCATTTGTG GTGGAAGAGGACCGGTATAAGGAAATGCTGGACCGCAGTGACAGTGAGAACATTGTCAACAGCTACTTCAAGCCAAGGAGGGCCAGTCAGCTGCTTGGGAGTGACACCACTAAGAGACACA CCATCCGCTCTCCTCCACTTGTAAATGGGGCAACACACCTACCTGTGAGCAGCGGGTCTACCATGAACCCACCTGTCAGCTCAGATGCCATCCTGCCACGTCCGTTTCGCCTGGAGTCGTTGGGTGTCCCCGTGTCCAGCGGTAAGGTGAAGCgcaaaaaaagcaaatctcACATCCATTATGAGGAAATATGA
- the kif17 gene encoding kinesin-like protein KIF17 isoform X2: protein MGSESVKVVVRCRPLNDREKALGSQMVLFMDQHGCQCFIEKPGVADEPPKQFTFDGTYFIDQTTEQMYNEIAYPLVEGVTEGYNGTIFAYGQTGSGKSFTMMGMPEPAAQRGVIPRAFEHIFESIQCAENTKFLVRASYLEIYNEEIRDLLGTNTKHRLELKEHPERGVHVRDLSMHTVHSVGECERIIEQGWKNRAVGYTLMNKDSSRSHSIFTIHLEICNIDAAGQDHLRAGKLNLVDLAGSERQSKTGATGERLREATKINLSLSALGNVISALVDGRSKYIPYRDSKLTRLLQDSLGGNTRTLMIACLSPADNNYEESLSTLRYANRAKSIQNRPRINEDPKDALLREYQEEIKRLRALVLGQLGTSTIKTLQAGQLSEDSPDASLRPQSSTAEAEKEKIKEEYEEKLAKLQAEYNAQQESKAKLQEDIAILCSSYESKLSEKAQANRGSSVPKNVSSSCMTQIAEGSLSLSADPVQNSAIEKTSVTTAAVVCAEDNVQNGPCGDGLISSSGITADEPLDQKHVLERLQQLEQEVVGGEQARNKELQQRHKQRKSLADQRKVQLIQALSENSEESENVLLDVYNSIQDEVYAKSQMLVKVQSKLKAAKLEIRDLQAEFEVERNDYLVTIRRLEREGQLLHGLLERAVTLVRRDCNYSNLDRLKKEATWDEDTGIWRLPEVMVQKTTLPSGGRGPV from the exons ATGGGATCAGAGTCCGTGAAGGTGGTGGTCAGGTGCAGGCCCCTAAATGACAGGGAGAAGGCTCTCGGCTCTCAGATGGTGCTGTTCATGGACCAGCATGGCTGCCAGTGCTTCATTGAGAAGCCCGGGGTAGCAGATGAGCCACCCAAACAGTTCACCTTTGATGGGACCTATTTCATTGATCAAACCACTGAGCAGATGTACAATGAAATTGCCTATCCTTTGGTAGAG gGTGTCACTGAAGGTTACAATGGCACAATTTTTGCCTATGGACAAACTGGAAGTGGTAAGTCTTTCACAATGATGGGGATGCCTGAGCCTGCGGCCCAGAGGGGAGTCATCCCACGGGCATTTGAGCACATCTTTGAGAGTATTCAG TGTGCAGAAAATACAAAGTTCCTGGTCAGAGCCTCCTACTTGGAGATTTACAATGAAGAAATCAGAGACCTTTTGGGAACCAACACCAAACATCGGTTAGAG TTGAAAGAGCACCCAGAGCGTGGGGTACATGTCCGGGACCTTTCCATGCACACTGTGCACAGCGTGGGGGAGTGTGAGAGAATCATAGAGCAGGGCTGGAAGAACCGGGCAGTGGGCTATACACTGATGAACAAAGACTCCTCTCGCTCACACTCAATCTTCACCATCCACTTGGAGATCTGCAATATTG ATGCAGCAGGCCAGGACCATCTACGAGCAGGTAAACTCAACCTTGTTGACCTGGCAGGAAGTGAACGTCAGTCTAAAACTGGTGCTACTGGTGAGCGACTACGTGAGGCCACTAAGATCAACCTCTCGCTCTCGGCCCTGGGAAATGTCATCTCTGCTCTGGTCGATGGACGCTCCAAGTACATCCCCTATCGAGACTCCAAGCTGACCAGGCTGCTCCAGGACTCTCTGGGAGGAAACACGCGCACCTTGATGATTGCTTGTCTCTCCCCCGCAGACAACAACTATGAGGAAAGCCTGAGCACACTGCGCTATGCGAACCGAGCCAAGAGCATCCAGAACCGACCTCGCATCAATGAGGACCCCAAGGATGCTCTGCTTCGAGAATATCAAGAAGAAATCAAGAGATTGCGGGCCCTCGTTTTAGGCCAATTGGGCACTTCTACCATTAAGA CACTGCAGGCTGGTCAGTTGTCTGAGGACTCTCCTGACGCTTCTTTAAGGCCACAGTCCAGCACTGCAGAAGCCGAGAAGGAGAAGATTAAAGAG GAGTACGAGGAGAAACTGGCCAAGCTGCAGGCTGAGTACAATGCACAGCAGGAATCCAAAGCAAAGCTGCAGGAGGATATTGCCATCCTGTGTTCCTCCTATGAATCCAAGCTTTCTGAGAAGGCTCAGGCCAACAGAGGGAGCTCTGTCCCAAAGAATG TGAGCTCCAGCTGTATGACACAGATTGCTGAAGGATCGCTCTCTCTCAGTGCTGACCCGGTCCAAAACAGTGCAATAGAGAAGACTTCTGTGACCACG GCTGCTGTAGTTTGTGCAGAGGATAATGTCCAAAATGGTCCATGCGGGGATGGGCTTATATCCTCATCTGGCATCACTGCGGATGAGCCTCTGGACCAGAAACATGTTCTGGAAAG gctgcagcagctggaacagGAGGTGGTAGGAGGAGAGCAGGCCAGGAATAAAGAATTACAGCAGAGACACAAGCAGAGGAAGAGCCTAGCAGACCAGAGGAAAGTCCAGCTGATCCAGGCTCTGTCAGAGAACAGCgaggaaagtgaaaatgtgCTGCTGGACGTCTACAATTCTATCCAGGATGAAGTCTATGCCAAAAGCCAAATGCTGGTTAAGGTGCAGAGCAAG CTGAAGGCAGCTAAACTGGAGATTCGCGACCTGCAGGCAGAGTTTGAGGTGGAGAGGAACGACTACCTGGTGACTATCCGACGGCTGGAGAGGGAGGGCCAACTACTGCATGGCCTGCTGGAACGCGCGGTGACCCTAGTGCGGCGTGACTGCAACTACAGCAACCTAGACCGGCTAAAGAAAGAAGCTACCTGGGATGAGGACACTGGCATCTGGAGGCTGCCAGAAGTGATGGTGCAAAAAACAACTCTGCCTTCAG GTGGAAGAGGACCGGTATAA
- the kif17 gene encoding kinesin-like protein KIF17 isoform X3, which produces MGSESVKVVVRCRPLNDREKALGSQMVLFMDQHGCQCFIEKPGVADEPPKQFTFDGTYFIDQTTEQMYNEIAYPLVEGVTEGYNGTIFAYGQTGSGKSFTMMGMPEPAAQRGVIPRAFEHIFESIQCAENTKFLVRASYLEIYNEEIRDLLGTNTKHRLELKEHPERGVHVRDLSMHTVHSVGECERIIEQGWKNRAVGYTLMNKDSSRSHSIFTIHLEICNIDAAGQDHLRAGKLNLVDLAGSERQSKTGATGERLREATKINLSLSALGNVISALVDGRSKYIPYRDSKLTRLLQDSLGGNTRTLMIACLSPADNNYEESLSTLRYANRAKSIQNRPRINEDPKDALLREYQEEIKRLRALVLGQLGTSTIKTLQAGQLSEDSPDASLRPQSSTAEAEKEKIKEEYEEKLAKLQAEYNAQQESKAKLQEDIAILCSSYESKLSEKAQANRGSSVPKNVSSSCMTQIAEGSLSLSADPVQNSAIEKTSVTTAAVVCAEDNVQNGPCGDGLISSSGITADEPLDQKHVLERLQQLEQEVVGGEQARNKELQQRHKQRKSLADQRKVQLIQALSENSEESENVLLDVYNSIQDEVYAKSQMLVKVQSKLKAAKLEIRDLQAEFEVERNDYLVTIRRLEREGQLLHGLLERAVTLVRRDCNYSNLDRLKKEATWDEDTGIWRLPEVMVQKTTLPSD; this is translated from the exons ATGGGATCAGAGTCCGTGAAGGTGGTGGTCAGGTGCAGGCCCCTAAATGACAGGGAGAAGGCTCTCGGCTCTCAGATGGTGCTGTTCATGGACCAGCATGGCTGCCAGTGCTTCATTGAGAAGCCCGGGGTAGCAGATGAGCCACCCAAACAGTTCACCTTTGATGGGACCTATTTCATTGATCAAACCACTGAGCAGATGTACAATGAAATTGCCTATCCTTTGGTAGAG gGTGTCACTGAAGGTTACAATGGCACAATTTTTGCCTATGGACAAACTGGAAGTGGTAAGTCTTTCACAATGATGGGGATGCCTGAGCCTGCGGCCCAGAGGGGAGTCATCCCACGGGCATTTGAGCACATCTTTGAGAGTATTCAG TGTGCAGAAAATACAAAGTTCCTGGTCAGAGCCTCCTACTTGGAGATTTACAATGAAGAAATCAGAGACCTTTTGGGAACCAACACCAAACATCGGTTAGAG TTGAAAGAGCACCCAGAGCGTGGGGTACATGTCCGGGACCTTTCCATGCACACTGTGCACAGCGTGGGGGAGTGTGAGAGAATCATAGAGCAGGGCTGGAAGAACCGGGCAGTGGGCTATACACTGATGAACAAAGACTCCTCTCGCTCACACTCAATCTTCACCATCCACTTGGAGATCTGCAATATTG ATGCAGCAGGCCAGGACCATCTACGAGCAGGTAAACTCAACCTTGTTGACCTGGCAGGAAGTGAACGTCAGTCTAAAACTGGTGCTACTGGTGAGCGACTACGTGAGGCCACTAAGATCAACCTCTCGCTCTCGGCCCTGGGAAATGTCATCTCTGCTCTGGTCGATGGACGCTCCAAGTACATCCCCTATCGAGACTCCAAGCTGACCAGGCTGCTCCAGGACTCTCTGGGAGGAAACACGCGCACCTTGATGATTGCTTGTCTCTCCCCCGCAGACAACAACTATGAGGAAAGCCTGAGCACACTGCGCTATGCGAACCGAGCCAAGAGCATCCAGAACCGACCTCGCATCAATGAGGACCCCAAGGATGCTCTGCTTCGAGAATATCAAGAAGAAATCAAGAGATTGCGGGCCCTCGTTTTAGGCCAATTGGGCACTTCTACCATTAAGA CACTGCAGGCTGGTCAGTTGTCTGAGGACTCTCCTGACGCTTCTTTAAGGCCACAGTCCAGCACTGCAGAAGCCGAGAAGGAGAAGATTAAAGAG GAGTACGAGGAGAAACTGGCCAAGCTGCAGGCTGAGTACAATGCACAGCAGGAATCCAAAGCAAAGCTGCAGGAGGATATTGCCATCCTGTGTTCCTCCTATGAATCCAAGCTTTCTGAGAAGGCTCAGGCCAACAGAGGGAGCTCTGTCCCAAAGAATG TGAGCTCCAGCTGTATGACACAGATTGCTGAAGGATCGCTCTCTCTCAGTGCTGACCCGGTCCAAAACAGTGCAATAGAGAAGACTTCTGTGACCACG GCTGCTGTAGTTTGTGCAGAGGATAATGTCCAAAATGGTCCATGCGGGGATGGGCTTATATCCTCATCTGGCATCACTGCGGATGAGCCTCTGGACCAGAAACATGTTCTGGAAAG gctgcagcagctggaacagGAGGTGGTAGGAGGAGAGCAGGCCAGGAATAAAGAATTACAGCAGAGACACAAGCAGAGGAAGAGCCTAGCAGACCAGAGGAAAGTCCAGCTGATCCAGGCTCTGTCAGAGAACAGCgaggaaagtgaaaatgtgCTGCTGGACGTCTACAATTCTATCCAGGATGAAGTCTATGCCAAAAGCCAAATGCTGGTTAAGGTGCAGAGCAAG CTGAAGGCAGCTAAACTGGAGATTCGCGACCTGCAGGCAGAGTTTGAGGTGGAGAGGAACGACTACCTGGTGACTATCCGACGGCTGGAGAGGGAGGGCCAACTACTGCATGGCCTGCTGGAACGCGCGGTGACCCTAGTGCGGCGTGACTGCAACTACAGCAACCTAGACCGGCTAAAGAAAGAAGCTACCTGGGATGAGGACACTGGCATCTGGAGGCTGCCAGAAGTGATGGTGCAAAAAACAACTCTGCCTTCAG ACTGA